From the bacterium genome, the window ACCGCCCACCTGGGCCGTGGCGGCATGGCCCGCTCGCTTGAGACCACCCCCGAAGAAAAGCAGCTGCTCTATCCCCTGCACCTTCTTACGATAAAGCCCACCGTCTTCATCGCGAACGTGGCTGAAAACGGCTTTACCGGCAACCCCCACCTCGCCGCCGTCTGCGAATACGCAAAGCGCGAGGGCGCGGAGATGGTGCCGGTCTGCGCCGCCGTCGAAGCCGAAATATCGCAGCTGGAGGACTCCGAAAAGGCGGAGTTTCTGGCGGACCTCGGCCTTGACGAGCCCGGCCTTAACAGGGTTATCCGGGCCGGGTACAAACTTCTCGGCCTCCAGACCTACTTCACCGCGGGCGTTAAGGAAGTGCGCGCCTGGACGACGCAGACCGGCTGCAAGGCTCCCCAGGCCGCGGCGGTAATCCACACCGATTTCGAGAAGGGGTTCATCAGGGCCGAGACGATCTCCTACGACGATTTCACCGCCTGCGGCGGCGAGCAGGGCGCAAAGGACTCAGGCAAGTGGAGGCTTGAGGGCAAGGAGTACGTCGTAAAGGACGGAGACGTGCTGCACTTTCGCTTCAACGTCTGAAACCGGGCCGCCTTAAAAGGGCGGTCTTTTTTATTTGTGTACGACGAATCAGGGAAAACGCAATCCATCAATTAAGCCCATAATATCGCAAAACCCCGTGAACCCGAAATTTCATAAGACACCAGAGTCATTGACGGAAAAATTTAACATTTTTCAGCCTGTGAACCCGTTTTGCCTCAAGATCAAAAAACTACTCCTTCGAGTGATGCGGATTGGCGAAACAAGGCGTAAAAAGGGGAACAAAATGGGCTTTTTGAACGGTATATAAGGCAAAATAGCAAAAGGAGGCGCGGTGAATTTCTGGGATATGCTTACACTTTTAATAATTATTGCAGCCTTCGGTTGTCTTGCTACTATTCAACTGCGGAACCTTTGCATTTGGGGACTTGATATTAAAAAACTGCTTACTCGCGAGGACAACCAGATTGATAAAAAACTTTTCCTTTGGTTTGTCATTCTATTTGTCGCAGGCCTGACAATGGCCTTTATCCTGAAATACACCAAAGGATAATTTGTCAGACGCTATAAATATGCATTGCCGACAAAAAACAATACTAAAAGGGGGTTTAAGTGCATTTTTGGGACTACCTGGCGTTGTTATTTTTTTTAGCCGGAGGCTGCTGTCTTGCGGCCATTCGCTTTAGAAGGAACGGAATATGGGGAATTCCAACGATCGAACAGCTGTCATCGGAGGAAAGGAAAGTTGATTTAAAACTGATTCTGGCGGCGATTGTCCTTTGGACTTTGGGAACTATCCTGGGCCTGATCCTCAAATACGGCAGGCAGTAATAGATTCCCACAAGGCGATTACCAGCATAGGTAAAACTGTATGAGTCTTTTTGAAAAGGTGACTGTTTTTATTTTTGTCGCTGCCGGCTGTTGTCTCTCCGCGATTCATCTAAGAAAAAACGGCATTTGGGGAATTCCAACGATCGAACAGCTGTCATCGGAGGAAAGGAAGGTTGATCTAAAGCTTTTTTTAGCCGCAATTATTTTGTTCGTTATCGGTATAATTTTTGCCGTGATTCTAAAATATTCACAATGAGAAGTATATTTGTCGCAAGTAAAAAAAGGGCCTGCCGAATCCGGCAGGCCCTCGTTATTTCGACTCAACGGATAAAACTACTCCTGTTCTTCCTGTCTCGCGATCTCTTCAAACCGCACGTCCATCCCGATTATCCCGACAATCTCGTCTTTCATGTCGAAGACGGGGGCGGAGACGGTTATGGTGAGCCTGCCGGTGACCTTTGAGGTGAAGAGGTCGCTTGCGGCGACCTTGCCGTCTTCGAGGGGCTTTTTGAACCACTCCCGGTCGGAGAAGCTCATCCCCTTTTCGTCGTACTCGGCGAATTTGGATCTGTCTTCGATCTGGGTGACGTTGCGCGTTATCTTGACGCCGCTAAGGTCGGTGACGTAGACGAACTGGATGAAGGGGAGCTCTTCTACCGCCGCGTCGAGCGCCTTCGTCACGCGGTCGGGCTCCATGGAGCGGACCTCGGGGTCTTCCGAGATTCTTTCCAGAATGGTGCGGCCATGCTCAAGAACGCGCTTCTTGAGGATGTCGTACTCGGAGACGAAGAGCTGGGGCATGTATTTTCTGGCCTTGCGCTGCATCTCGTCGTTGCCCATCGTTGTGTTTCTGCCCGCTTCGTACTCGCGCATGATGGACTTGTATATCTTCTGGACGCCCGGATGGCGCTTGTCCACCTTCTTGTCCTCTGCGAGGGCGAAGTGGGTGTTTATCCAGTGGGCGACGCCCGCCATGCCGGACTTGTCGGTGACGGCGACGCACATCGGGCGGTTGAGAATCTTTTTGGTGTCGAAGATGTTGTAGATCTCCTCGTCCTTGGAGATGCCGTCGATGTGTATGCCCGCTCTCGTGGTGTTGAAGTCGGAGCCGATGAAGGGCGTCGAGGGCGCTATGTAGTGGCCCAGCTCGCGCTCGTAATAGTTGCGAATCTCGGTGATGACCGCCGGGTCCATGCCGTCCTCGGTCCCCTTGAGTTCCATGTACTCTATGACAAGTCCCTCGATGGGCGGGTTGCCGGTGCGCTCGCCGAAGCCGAGCAGAGTCCCGTTGACCGCGGAACAGCCGTGCAGCCAGGCGGTGGCGCCGTTGACCAGCACCTTGTGGAAATCGTTGTGGCCATGCCATTCAAGCTGTTCGGAGGGCACTCCTGCGTGCATGCGCATCGCCCGGACAAGCTGCGCGACGGAACGGGGGAGCGCCGCGCCCGCGTAGGGAACGCCGAATCCCATCGTGTCGCACAGGCGTATCTTGACGGGAATCCCCGCCTCTTCTCCGAGCTGCATGAGTTTTCTGGCGAAGGGGACTACGAAGCCGTAGATGTCGGCGCGGGTGACGTCCTCGAAGTGGCAGCGCGGCTTCACACCTTCGGCGAGAGCCGCCGAGACCACGTCGAGGTAGTCCTTGAGGACCTGCTTTCTGGTCTTTTTCAACTTCATGTAGATGTGGTAGTCGGAGACGGAGGTGAGAATGCCCGTCTCGGCTATCCCCATCGCCTTCACCAGCTTGAAGTCTTCCTTCACCGCCCGTATCCACGAGGTTATCTCCGGGTATTTGTAGCCAAGCTCCCTGCACTTCTCCACGCCCTTGCGGTCGGTTTCGGAGTAAAGAAAAAACTCCGTCTGGCGTATTACGCCCTTCTTGCCGCCGAGCCTTGACATGAATTTGTAGAGCTGGACGATCTGTTCCACGGTGTAGGGCGCGCGCGCCTGCTGTCCGTCGCGGAAAGTCGTGTCGGTGATGAAGATATCCTCCGGCGGCTCCGGCGAGAGGATTATCCCGTCAAAGGGGGTTCTGCACACCTCCGTGTAGGGAAAGATATTCCTGTAGAGGTTGGGCTCGTCCCGCTCGAATACCTCGTCGAGGGGGAAGAGACCGGCGGGACCCGAAAGTTTCCTGAACCATTCCGCGGACATGTCAACTCCTTATCAATAAACCGGCCTTGTGGGCTTACGCCCTTGGGCCGTCACGCTCCCCGAGCCAGAAGCTCAAGCGCGCTTATAAAATCGGGTCTCACGTTCAGGGAGGGAGCGCGCCGAAACCCGGTTATCCCCAGCGAATGGGCGAGTTCCCTGTATTCCACGTCTATCTCTCGAAGCGTCTCTATGTGGTCGCTGACAAAGCTCACTGCAACCACGGTAACGTCCTTCACCCCTTCCTTCGCGAGGGAACGAAGGGCCTCCTCCATCGAGGGCGCAAGCCATTTCACCGGCCCCGCCCTTGACTGGAAGGCCAGGAGGTGTTTTTTGCCGGGGAACCTCTCCATCACCCCCGCGACGGTCGCCTTTATGTGGTCGAGGTAGGGGTCGCCGCCCTCTATAACGCTCACCGGAACGGAGTGCGCGCTAAAGAGGATGGTGGTCTCCCCCGCGCCCTCCATCGCCTCCCGAAGGCTCTCCGCCAGCGCGTCGAGGTAGGGTGGAAAATCCTGCCACGAGCGGATTACCGTCTTCGGAAGCCCGCCGAGACCTCCCTTTTCAAGGGCCTCTTCGAGGTCGGCGATGCTGGTCCCCGTGGTCGCCCTGCAGTAGTGCGGGTAGAGCGGCAGGACGACTACGCGCCCGATTCCGGCTTCCTTTGCCCTTCTGACCGCCTCCTCCGCCCTCGGATGCCAGTAGCGCATCGTGACGAAGACTTCGTAATCCTCCCCCAGTTTTTCCGCCAAGGCTTTTGCCTGCGCGGCGGTGATACCCGGAAGGGGAGATTTGCCCCCCATCGCCTCGTACTGCGCGGCGACCTTTTTCGCCCTCCTTTTGCTTATCGCCGAAGCGAGCGGCCTTTGGAGCCAGCGCGAAAGGGGAAACTTCAGTATCTCCGGGTCCGAAAAGAGATTGTAGAGAAAAGGGGCGATCGCCTCGATTGAATCCGGCCCCCCCATGTTTAGCAAAAAAATTCCTGTTTTCATAGACGGTTTCGCTATTTTGAACCGGCGTACTTTGAAACCATGAAAAAAAGCTCCATCCCGCCGTTCAAAAAGCGGGTTTCCTCTACATCCGTCCCGGCGGGAAGCGCATTTTTCGCCCCCTGCGGCGCAACCACCCCGTAGCGCCACCCCGCAAACTCTCCGGTGAGCAATTTTTTTATCTTACCATAAACCTGGCGGCTGTCGCCTATCCTGATTCCGTAGGGGGGATTGGCTATAAGAAGCCCCCTTTCGGCAGGGGGCGAAAGCTCCTCCATGTCGGCGGCCGCCACTTCGATATGTTCCGCCACCTTCGCCGCTTTTGCGGAGCTCACCGTCAGCGCGACCGCCCCGGGGTCTATGTCGGAGGCGTAGATCGGGTGCTTAGGAGAACTCCTCACCCCTTCGCGGGCGAGGGCCAACTCTTCTCCCCACGCCTTCGCGTCGAAGGAGGGAAGGCGCTCGAAGGCGAAGCTTCTGTGGAACCCCGGAGGAATGTTAAGGGCTATGAGCGCGCCTTCCACCGGGAAGGTTCCGCTTCCGCAGCAGGGGTCCAGAAGGACCTCGCTTCCGTCGTAGCCCGCGACCATCAGAAGGGCGGCGGCGAGATTCTCCCGCATCGGCGCTTCGCCGGTAAGCTTTCTGTAACCGCGCCGGTGAAGGTGCTCGCCGGTGGTGTCCAGCGAAAGCGTCGCCTTGTCGCCCGAGAGGCGCAGGTAAAGTTCCGCCCCCTCGCCCTCTTTGAGCCCCCCGGCCGATTCGCGCAGTATCTCTTCGAGCTTTCCGGTGTGATAAAGGACGGTCTTCCGGGTCGAGACGCTTACTGAGGCCCCGGCGGAAAGGTCGATAAAATCGCCCCACGGAAGGGCCTTCAGGTTGCGGGAAAGTTCTTTAAAGGAACGGGCGGGAAAGCGGGCTGCCCTCACGAGCACCCGGTTCCCCGCCCTTGACCACAGATTAACCCTGTAAACGTCCCTCCACGTTCCGGTGAAGGAGACGCCGCCCGGAAGGACCGAAACTCTCTTGAGGCCGAGTCTTTTCAGTTCTTCGGAGGCGATAGATCCGAGGTTTGGAGGAGTGGATAGAAATCCCTCCAGCTTCTCCATCTACCCGGCTTTGCCCTTGGTCTTGGCTATGTGGGCCATGAGACCGCCGTCGGCGATAAGTTCCTGCATGAAGGGAGGGATAGGAGCTACCTTGAACTCTATCCCCTTGGTATTGTTCCTGATTATCCCCGCGTCGGCGTCCACCTCTATCTCGTCGCCCTCGTCGCACTTGTCGTAGGCCTCCTCCGACTCAAAGATCGGAAGGCCCATGTTGAAGGCGTTGCGGTAGAAGATTCTCGCGAAGGATTTGGCCACCACGCAGGAGATTTTCGCCTCCTTTATGGCTATGGGGGCATGCTCCCTGCTGGAGCCGCAGCCGAAGTTCTTCCCTGCGACGATTATGTCTCCCGGCTTTATCTTTTTCATGAAGTCCGGGTCGGCGTCCTCCATGCAGTGCTTGGCCAGTTCGAGCGGATCGCTGGTGATGAGGTAGCGGGCGGGTATGATGGCGTCGGTGTCTATGTCCGAGCCGAATTTCCAGACTCTTCCAGTGAGTTTCATGTGGCGACCTCCTCGGGGGCCGCGATGCGCCCCATCACCGCAGTTGCCGCGGCCACAGCGGGGCTCGCGAGATAGACTTCGCTCTCGGGGGAGCCCATTCTGCCGACGAAGTTCCGGTTTGTGGTGGCCAGCGCCCTCTCGCCCTTCGCGAGAATGCCCATGTGGCCGCCGAGACAGGGGCCGCAGGTGGGCGTGGAGACCGCCGCGCCCGCGTCGAGGAAGATTTCCACCAGACCCTCCTTCATCGCCTGTCTGTAGATGGACTGAGTGGCGGGAATGACGATGAGGCGAAGATATTTGGCCACTTTCTTGCCCTTGATGACCGCGGCGGCCTTGCGAAGGTCGGTTATCCTGCCGTTGGTGCAAGAGCCTATGATTACCTGGTCTATCGGCACGTTCCCGGCTTCGTCCACCGAACGGGTGTTGGAGGGCAGATGGGGGAAGGAGACCTGCGGGCGAAGGCCGTTGCAGTCGATGTTGACGATCTCGGCGTACTTCGCGCCGGGGTCGGAGTTGTGGTAAACGGGGGTGCGGCGGAAGCGCCCCTCGACGTACTCTTTCGTTATCGCGTCGGGGATGAAGATGCCGTTCTTGCCGCCAGCCTCGATGGCCATGTTCGCCATCGTGAACCTGTCGTCCATCGGGAGAGCGTCGATTACCGGGCCGGTGAACTCCATCGCCCGGTAAAGGGCTCCGTCCACGCCTATCCTGCCGATGGTGTTGAGAATAAGGTCCTTGCCGTCCACGAAGGGGCCGAGCTTGCCGGTGTAGACGAACTTCATAGTCTCGGGAACCTTGAACCAGGTCTCGCCGGTGATCATCGCAGCGGCGAGATCTGTGGAGCCGACGCCGGTGGAGAAGGCCCCGAGCGCCCCGTAGGTGCAGGTGTGACTGTCGGCGCCGATTACCACGTCGCCGGGGCCGACGATGCCCTGCTCGGGCAGGAGGGCGTGCTCGACGCCCATCTCACCGGTCTCGAAGTAGTTCTCAAGGCTCTGCTCGCGGGCGAAGTCGCGGAGTATCTTGCACTGCTCGGCGGAAGCTATGTCTTTGTTGGGGGCGAAGTGATCGGGCACAAGCGCGACGCGGGTCTTGTCGAAGACCTTTCCCGCACCGGCCTTTTTGAACTCCCGTATCGCTATGGGGGCCGTGATGTCGTTCCCCAGCGCGATATCCACCTTGACGCTTATAATCTCGCCGGGAACCACGACGCTCTTTCCGGCGTGGGCGGCGAGAATCTTCTCGGTTATGGTCATTGCCATCTTATGGTTTCCTCATCACATATAGGTACCGAAGGATTTTTTCCTCCGGTGTTCCAGTTTGTTCAGGGCGCGGACGAAAGCCTTCGCGGAGGCGACCACTATGTCGGTGTCGCTCGCCTGACCGTTGGCCATGACTCCGCTCTCCTCGATGCGGACGCTAACCTCCGCCTGCGCGTCGGTTCCGCCGGTGATGGAGCTTATGTTGAAGGATTCCAGCCGCGGGTGCTTGCCGGTGAGCTTCTTTATCACCGAGAAGGCCGCGTCCACCGGGCCGTCGCCGAATTCCGCCTCCTGCCGCACCACGCCGTCTATCTCCATCTGGACGGTGGCGGTGGGAACGGTCACCGTGCCGGAGGTGACGTTCAGGTAGACGAGGCGGTAGCGGTCCGGAAGGCGAAGAACCCGCTCCGCCACGATTGCCTCGATGTCCTCGTCGTAGATGACCTTTTTCTTGTCGGCCAGCTCCTTGAAGGCGGTAAACGCCGTTTCGACCTGCTCCGGCGACAGCTCGTAGCCGAGGCCCTTCACCCTGTCCACGAAGGCGTGTCTGCCGGAGTGCTTTCCGAGCACCAGTTCGTTGGTGGAGATTCCGACCGACTCGGGGGTCATAATCTCGTAGGTGGACTTGTCCTTTAAAATTCCGTCCTGATGGATACCCGCCTCGTGGGCGAAGGCGTTTGCGCCCACTATCGCCTTGTTGGGCTGGACCGGGAGGCCGGTAATGTTGGATACGAGCCTGCTCGTGGGGTAGATGTGTTCGGTCTTTATCGAGGTCGTCACGTCGAGGAGGTTCTGGCGGACCCGAAAGGCCATTACGACCTCTTCGAGGGAGGTGTTGCCCGCCCGCTCCCCGATGCCGTTGATTGTGCACTCCACCTGCCGCGCGCCCGCCTGCACCGCCGCGACCGAGTTGGCCGTGGCGAGGCCGAGGTCGTTGTGGCAGTGGACGGAGATGATCGCCTTGTGGATGTTCGGCACCCTGCTGAAAATATCCGCTATCGTCTCCCCGAACTGCGAGGGTATCGCGTAGCCGACAGTGTCGGGAATGTTGACAGTGGTCGCCCCGGCGTCGATTACCGCCTCGATGACCCTGCAAAGGAAATCGATGTCGCTACGGCCCGCGTCCTCCGCCGAAAATTCGACGTTGGTGGTGTACTTTACGGCGTGCCTGACCGCCGCTATCGCCTGCTCCAGCACCTCTTCGGGAGACTTGCGGAGCTTGTGCAGCATGTGAATGGGCGAGGTGGCGAGAAAGGTGTGTATGCGCGGGTTGGCGCCGCCTTTGAGGGCCTCCCAGGCCCTGTCGATGTCGGCGACGCTGGCGCGGGCGAGCCCGGCGACCTGCAAACCCCTCACCTTGTCGGCGATGAGCTTCACCGATTCAAAGTCGCCCGGCGAGGAGATGGGGAAACCCGCCTCGATGATGTCCACGCCGAGGCGCTCCAGAGCCTGCGCCAGACGGAACTTTTCCTCTACGTTCATGGAAGCGCCGGGCGATTGCTCGCCGTCGCGCAGAGTTGTATCGAATATGAATACCTTGTCCATTT encodes:
- a CDS encoding 2-isopropylmalate synthase; its protein translation is MDKVFIFDTTLRDGEQSPGASMNVEEKFRLAQALERLGVDIIEAGFPISSPGDFESVKLIADKVRGLQVAGLARASVADIDRAWEALKGGANPRIHTFLATSPIHMLHKLRKSPEEVLEQAIAAVRHAVKYTTNVEFSAEDAGRSDIDFLCRVIEAVIDAGATTVNIPDTVGYAIPSQFGETIADIFSRVPNIHKAIISVHCHNDLGLATANSVAAVQAGARQVECTINGIGERAGNTSLEEVVMAFRVRQNLLDVTTSIKTEHIYPTSRLVSNITGLPVQPNKAIVGANAFAHEAGIHQDGILKDKSTYEIMTPESVGISTNELVLGKHSGRHAFVDRVKGLGYELSPEQVETAFTAFKELADKKKVIYDEDIEAIVAERVLRLPDRYRLVYLNVTSGTVTVPTATVQMEIDGVVRQEAEFGDGPVDAAFSVIKKLTGKHPRLESFNISSITGGTDAQAEVSVRIEESGVMANGQASDTDIVVASAKAFVRALNKLEHRRKKSFGTYM
- the ychF gene encoding redox-regulated ATPase YchF; translation: MGFRCGIVGLPNVGKSTLFNALTRAVIPAENYPFCTIEPNVGVVPMPDPRLDVLAGIVKPQRVLPTTMEFVDIAGLVAGASKGEGLGNKFLANIRETDAIAHVVRCFEDQNVVHVDGRIDPIKDIEVINTELIFADLETVEKALARLQKLLKTGQKEVLAQKNLLERLTAHLGRGGMARSLETTPEEKQLLYPLHLLTIKPTVFIANVAENGFTGNPHLAAVCEYAKREGAEMVPVCAAVEAEISQLEDSEKAEFLADLGLDEPGLNRVIRAGYKLLGLQTYFTAGVKEVRAWTTQTGCKAPQAAAVIHTDFEKGFIRAETISYDDFTACGGEQGAKDSGKWRLEGKEYVVKDGDVLHFRFNV
- a CDS encoding histone-lysine N-methyltransferase, yielding MSAEWFRKLSGPAGLFPLDEVFERDEPNLYRNIFPYTEVCRTPFDGIILSPEPPEDIFITDTTFRDGQQARAPYTVEQIVQLYKFMSRLGGKKGVIRQTEFFLYSETDRKGVEKCRELGYKYPEITSWIRAVKEDFKLVKAMGIAETGILTSVSDYHIYMKLKKTRKQVLKDYLDVVSAALAEGVKPRCHFEDVTRADIYGFVVPFARKLMQLGEEAGIPVKIRLCDTMGFGVPYAGAALPRSVAQLVRAMRMHAGVPSEQLEWHGHNDFHKVLVNGATAWLHGCSAVNGTLLGFGERTGNPPIEGLVIEYMELKGTEDGMDPAVITEIRNYYERELGHYIAPSTPFIGSDFNTTRAGIHIDGISKDEEIYNIFDTKKILNRPMCVAVTDKSGMAGVAHWINTHFALAEDKKVDKRHPGVQKIYKSIMREYEAGRNTTMGNDEMQRKARKYMPQLFVSEYDILKKRVLEHGRTILERISEDPEVRSMEPDRVTKALDAAVEELPFIQFVYVTDLSGVKITRNVTQIEDRSKFAEYDEKGMSFSDREWFKKPLEDGKVAASDLFTSKVTGRLTITVSAPVFDMKDEIVGIIGMDVRFEEIARQEEQE
- the hemH gene encoding ferrochelatase, giving the protein MKTGIFLLNMGGPDSIEAIAPFLYNLFSDPEILKFPLSRWLQRPLASAISKRRAKKVAAQYEAMGGKSPLPGITAAQAKALAEKLGEDYEVFVTMRYWHPRAEEAVRRAKEAGIGRVVVLPLYPHYCRATTGTSIADLEEALEKGGLGGLPKTVIRSWQDFPPYLDALAESLREAMEGAGETTILFSAHSVPVSVIEGGDPYLDHIKATVAGVMERFPGKKHLLAFQSRAGPVKWLAPSMEEALRSLAKEGVKDVTVVAVSFVSDHIETLREIDVEYRELAHSLGITGFRRAPSLNVRPDFISALELLARGA
- the leuD gene encoding 3-isopropylmalate dehydratase small subunit; this translates as MKLTGRVWKFGSDIDTDAIIPARYLITSDPLELAKHCMEDADPDFMKKIKPGDIIVAGKNFGCGSSREHAPIAIKEAKISCVVAKSFARIFYRNAFNMGLPIFESEEAYDKCDEGDEIEVDADAGIIRNNTKGIEFKVAPIPPFMQELIADGGLMAHIAKTKGKAG
- the leuC gene encoding 3-isopropylmalate dehydratase large subunit, giving the protein MAMTITEKILAAHAGKSVVVPGEIISVKVDIALGNDITAPIAIREFKKAGAGKVFDKTRVALVPDHFAPNKDIASAEQCKILRDFAREQSLENYFETGEMGVEHALLPEQGIVGPGDVVIGADSHTCTYGALGAFSTGVGSTDLAAAMITGETWFKVPETMKFVYTGKLGPFVDGKDLILNTIGRIGVDGALYRAMEFTGPVIDALPMDDRFTMANMAIEAGGKNGIFIPDAITKEYVEGRFRRTPVYHNSDPGAKYAEIVNIDCNGLRPQVSFPHLPSNTRSVDEAGNVPIDQVIIGSCTNGRITDLRKAAAVIKGKKVAKYLRLIVIPATQSIYRQAMKEGLVEIFLDAGAAVSTPTCGPCLGGHMGILAKGERALATTNRNFVGRMGSPESEVYLASPAVAAATAVMGRIAAPEEVAT